In Streptomyces sp. NBC_00878, a single window of DNA contains:
- a CDS encoding DNA-3-methyladenine glycosylase yields MITAPDRTPLTREFFDRPVLEVAPDLLGRVLVRTTPDGPIELRLTEVEAYDGPNDPGSHAYRGRTARNGVMFGPPGYVYVYFTYGMWHCMNLVCGPEGRASAVLLRAGEITEGAELARKRRLSARYDRELAKGPARLATALGVDRVLDGTDACAPESSPLSLLKGTPMASDQVRNGPRTGVAGDGGVHPWRFWIDNDPTVSPYRAHTPRRRRT; encoded by the coding sequence ATGATCACGGCCCCTGACCGTACGCCCCTCACCCGGGAGTTCTTCGACCGACCCGTACTGGAGGTCGCCCCGGACCTCCTGGGGCGCGTGCTCGTGCGCACCACCCCGGACGGTCCGATCGAGCTCCGCCTCACGGAGGTCGAGGCGTACGACGGTCCGAACGATCCCGGCTCCCACGCCTATCGCGGCCGCACGGCCCGCAACGGCGTGATGTTCGGTCCGCCCGGGTACGTGTACGTCTACTTCACCTACGGCATGTGGCACTGCATGAACCTGGTGTGCGGCCCGGAGGGCAGGGCGAGCGCGGTCCTGCTCCGCGCGGGCGAGATCACCGAGGGCGCCGAACTGGCTCGCAAACGTCGGCTTTCGGCCCGATATGACAGGGAACTGGCCAAAGGCCCGGCCCGCCTGGCCACGGCCCTGGGGGTGGACCGGGTCCTCGACGGTACGGACGCGTGCGCCCCCGAGAGTTCACCGCTGAGCCTTCTCAAGGGCACCCCGATGGCCTCCGACCAGGTACGCAACGGTCCACGCACGGGTGTGGCCGGCGACGGAGGCGTCCACCCGTGGCGCTTCTGGATCGACAACGACCCGACGGTGAGCCCTTATCGGGCCCATACTCCCCGCCGTCGCCGAACTTGA
- a CDS encoding sporulation protein, with protein sequence MGFKRLLASLGAGGASVETVLTEVNVVPGGVVQGEVRIQGGSVNQAIEGLSVGLQARVEVEGHDDQEYKQDVAFTKQRLGGAFELQAGAVHAVPFGLEIPWETPITTIDGQPLRGMNVGVTTELEIARAVDSGDLDPISVHPLPAQQALLNAFVQLGFRFKNADLERGHIRGTRQKLPFYQEIEFFPPQQYRGLNQVELSFVADDREMDVVLEMDKKPGLFSEGSDTFRSFKVGLNDYQGTDWTGYLNQWLSEVGSKRNWF encoded by the coding sequence ATGGGGTTCAAGCGGCTGCTTGCGAGCCTGGGGGCCGGTGGGGCTTCGGTCGAGACGGTGCTGACCGAGGTCAACGTCGTACCCGGCGGTGTCGTCCAGGGTGAGGTGCGGATCCAGGGCGGGTCCGTGAACCAGGCGATCGAGGGTCTGTCGGTCGGTCTGCAGGCCCGGGTCGAGGTCGAGGGCCATGACGACCAGGAGTACAAGCAGGACGTCGCGTTCACGAAGCAGCGGCTCGGCGGTGCCTTCGAGCTGCAGGCGGGCGCCGTGCACGCGGTGCCGTTCGGGCTCGAGATCCCGTGGGAGACGCCGATCACGACGATCGACGGGCAGCCGTTGCGCGGGATGAACGTCGGTGTGACCACGGAGCTTGAGATCGCGCGTGCGGTGGACTCCGGTGACCTGGACCCGATCAGCGTGCATCCGCTGCCGGCGCAGCAGGCGCTGTTGAACGCCTTCGTCCAGCTGGGCTTCCGCTTCAAGAACGCGGACCTGGAGCGCGGCCACATCCGGGGCACGCGGCAGAAGCTGCCCTTCTACCAGGAGATCGAGTTCTTCCCGCCGCAGCAGTACCGCGGTCTCAACCAGGTCGAGCTCAGCTTCGTCGCGGACGACCGTGAGATGGACGTCGTACTGGAGATGGACAAGAAGCCGGGTCTCTTCAGTGAGGGCAGCGACACGTTCCGCTCCTTCAAGGTGGGGCTCAACGACTACCAGGGGACCGACTGGACCGGGTATCTCAACCAGTGGCTCTCAGAGGTCGGTAGCAAGCGCAACTGGTTCTAG